TCCGCTGCATATTAAAGTATGGATTTCTAGATAAACACAATTTCTTACATTATTTTCTTGAAGCAAGGATGAGATGTACACAAACGCTACGCATTGCACCATTTAACGTGTACATATGTATTTTCCAAAAGAGTTATTAACATCACAAACACGTCTGTTTTACTTCTTTGCATCACAAAACATGTATTGACAAATGACACTCATAGAAATACGTTCGTTAATTGCACAGTAGGGCAGACGTCAGAGGTATATggaaaagggggtgggggtatagcGGGGAacgtcgggggggggggggggggaggggggagtaaAGGAAACACGTTGGTGAAGGAGGAGCCAGCTATCAGGAAAACGATCAACATTGTGCAGTCGTGTTCTTGTTGCTGTATAAAGGTGCTTTGAAAGATACCACCAAAAACCAAGAAAGTGCGCCATCATCAGATGTTTGTGCTTCAAAAGTTAAACCAGAACATCAAGGAATTCACCGAAGCTTCGTTTTCTGCGAAACCTGACTCTCACTCTTGGGCTAGAGACAAAACGACCTGATTCTCCATCAAGCTAATATAACTTTCATTTAGCTTAGTGAGCCACGACAGATGTTACAAGTACGACCTAATAACCATCTTCTTCGATCCATGAGATCACCCGAAGTTTAGATAAAACCACAACAGATTTAATCTCTGCAAACATTCACTCGGAATAGGCTGTGCGCAACTGGCAACCTGTTCTTGCAAGCTTTGTGATACAACGGACAAACGCAGCACGCTGTCTTCGGCGCTCATACTCAAACTCGTAAAACAGTTTGTCACCTTGACTCAATTCTCTAACCAACATGGCCGCATGAGCCGACGCAGTGGGCTGACCCCTATGACCCCATGGCGTCATCAGTAGGTTCAATATCCGGGTTCTCCATGCCCCGCTTCATCTGTAGAGAGATGTAGTTGTACACGCGTCGCCACGCTTCTGCCGTTGCTGAGTCGTAGCGAGCGCCTAGCACCTGACCGAAGCCGTAGTTTAGAGATGGCCACAGTTTCTGAAACACATGGATACACATTTAAattcaaaacaacacaaaaacaaggaaaccagaaaaagaacaaaaatatcgAATTCGGAATCGAGAAAATGCCAAGTTCCACTGCGGCCAGCTAGGGGTGAATTAGTAGGTCAAAGAAAAGTAAATTATACTCGATGCGCCGAGAATCAGAGTCTGTGCAGACTACATTTATATAGCACTTAATGCAATTTCACAAATGGGCGTCTGGGCAAATCAACTCAACCACTAGGTACTGGGCAGAGCAGGCTCAACAAGAACTGAATCGAAGTTATTTAATCGGCTCAGCGACACTGGATTGGCAACATCATCATGGCATTTCTGGACTAATATGCAAAGTATGTACCGTTTAGAGAGTTTTGAGTAGTTTTTGTCGGGTAAAATCCCTTTAAGGGAAGAAACACTGCATGCAATGACAAGAAGTTCATTACAAATTTCTCGTCGTTTTAGCAATCCATGACAAATGGAAGTTGAGTGGAAAGGGTATTCCGAAACAACAAGAGCTAAACGACGAAATATATTCATGGTCTAACGGAGGGCATTTGCCTATTCAGCATGCAAAAACGTGAGTGTCGGATTAAATGAAAGGCAAGCTAGCCAGGCAGAATCTATGTAGAAAATGATTCAAAATTAATCTCCAAAGTGGCTTAGCCTGgcaaagcaacacaaaaacgTGTCTCCAGGAAATGAAACTGCCGATGGGAATAACATGAAACGTCTTGTAAATCCTCCGAggagttttcttttcttcatgttCATATTTTCATGGGGAAACTTAGCCTTGCACTTTGTCCAAGCGTACGTACAGGCACCTTGCAAAGTATTGCAAAGACACCTAATTCCTTCCCGCTTAAAGCCCaagtatgtctcaaatggtttacaaaacgatttaaatcttctaatgaaaaaatcagttctaaccttatggaacacacttgcaatagcatttaatagcattaagtgaaacagttcgtttgaattgttatttagctcgcgtaaaccacacaccagatttaaAGAAATTCCCGCCCAGCACAGGAAGCAGCTAAGCTGTgattttgcttgtttctttttccAAAAGAAATATGcttttattatatgtaaaaTCCTGGACGAGTTTGTGATGGTTTACACAATGGTTTGCACAACACAAAGGTAAACCTTTCACTCTGCACGAAGAGCAAGGATCTGAAACTGGTTTATTCTCAAGGACACGAACGTTGCAGCATTGATTTGTCCGGAATACAATTGTCTTCCTCAATACTATTGTGTGTTGGGGAAAAGACAGTTCTTTCACATGAAGCTACTAACTACACAactttattttgcaatgatgtgtCGTTTAAGCagttgtgtgtgttattataGTGCTAAAAAGATGTTTTCTGTTGTTGCAAATGAAGGTTGCTGTTTTATTGTCAAACAATTTTAGTTAGATCCTTTTAGCCATTTCAGAACAAAGTCCTTCCTTTTCCCTTTCTGTTTGCTACTCAACTAATATTGCAAGAAAGAAAACCCTCGCACAAAGTGGAAGCTTACATATAGCGTCAATAtattctccctccctccttacttgtCATCAAAACTGACAAAGTACTCTCCAACTAGGTCCCTCAGGTTCTCATCCAAGTCCCTAGAACTAAACTAAAATCAGCTGGACAAAGATCCTTCCGATTCCAAGTCCCTACACTCTGGAACTCACTTCCCCTAGCAGTCCGCCAGTCTCCTTCACTACCATCATTTAAGATTAAACTGAAGACTCACCTGTACAAATCTGCCTTTTACTAAATTGAACAAAGTAATTAGGACATTGAAGCTGTGGTGCAATGCGTGCATGTGACTTGTGAGTGAATGTGCTAAAtgataatataagatgtttggtggcttgttgacagaccagcttttttgttggtccaaggggaccatatcgtcttttgtttcatctttatcgaccaaggccgaaggccgcggttgataaatatgagacaaagggcgatatgctccccgaggaccaacaacaaagtgctggtctgacaacaagctaccaaacatcgtttttgtcatcattttggttgtgcaacaaaatgcacaataacccacagggagacgaatttttagaatccaactccgggccacaaagcatcgtcacagtagcacgagataacacgtcaaacttgtatatgtatgtgacgtcaaacgtagcttgttgacgcttttcgtccagtctgaaaatgtacagagctgcgatcatacctgtgaattcagtaagtgttgagcatatttcttttcttttaagtgtttatgacttttcgttgtggattttgcgattacagagataagttgcaaattgaccatgagtcgccgcggtaattatcaacattgattgggtctttgagagtgaatgcttacaatcgttgtcctcggaaacacaaatccaaagccacgatggttccacacatcaaacaatcagcctgattggcttttactttgacaatccacgtttcacatgaaagctcaaacccattcacaacctcgagttattgcatggggaacatgagatttatttaccaggtgtttgtgaatgaaaactcgtgaaaatgatgacaagttTACTTGTTGACTGGTTGTTTTTAAACCTTGTTGAGGATCATATGTGTATCTGGTTGTTGTTAATAAAAAGTTAACTATTAGTATTAATGCCTGTATTGTATGATGAATTGAATTCGATGTTTTTAATGTGTATTGGGTTTAAAAGTCCtaatgtattattataatacagtatgcctgttgttagttgtttaatttgttgcccCACAGTCTGTGTTACATCTTCGTTCCGTTTTAGATCTGCACGCTTTTATGcaagttctgttttattgtcagtctttttatgtgtaactatgtgtctattacttatcttatgtattttcatctttttaaaaacaatttttctagattatcttatataactataagtggtcgttgtctatgaattttttaatttttttgtaatgcttgtatgttatttcctaCGAGGAAACtctttatatgtaaaatgttgaattttaatgtctaatgtaaagcgccatgagactgccatttggcggtgaacagcgctataaaagaatgttttattattattattattactacaAATCAGTTCTCGGTACAAAGTATTTGGCTGAAGATATTTAATAGCTTGTCCCATGCGTCGATTGCCGCTAATGGGAAACAAACGTGAAAAGAAGTTTGTCGCAAtatctgctgctgctgctgctgctgtgtgtgtgtgtgtgtgtgtgtgtgtgtgtgtgtgtgtgtgtgtgtgttgtgtgtgtgtgtgtttatgtgtgtgtgtatgtgtgttgtggttgttattgttgttgcagtttgaCGTAAATCTactgatgtagtgtgtgtgtgtgtgtgtgtgtgtgtgtgtgtgtgtgtgtgtgtgtgtgtgtgtgtgtgtgtgtgtgtgtgtgtgtgtgtttgcgagtgcgagtgcgagtgtgtgtgtgtatgtatgtgtgtgtgtgtgtgttgctgtttgACGTAAAATCTGCCGTCGAAGTTTATCGGAAAATTGTCCTGTCTTAAAAATACAAAAGCCCAGCCCTGCAAAGTGTGACAAGAAAATGTAAGAAACACGACACACCGAAGGCAAGGGCCTCTGGAATCTTATCGTGCATTTGTACGACAAAATTGTCGCAAAATTGTCCGGTCCTGTCGCAAAAGTCGAAGTTTGTCGCAAAATTGTCCTGCAGCAAAAGTACAAGAGGCTATCCCTGCAAAGTTTGCAAGAAGATGAATGAAACATAACACAGAAGAAGAGGCAAGCGCCTCTGGAATCTTATCGCACATTTTTACGACCAGGCAGCGAAGCAACAAATGGGATTATCTGAACACAAAAACTTTATTTCCCGCCTGCGGGCAGATGAGCTTCAGCTCATAGTTCTCATCCCGTCTGGGAATTAACACCATTCGCGGATAAAAGACAGGTCAGTAGCTCAGCCGAATAATGAAGGTTCTTACGCGTTCGCTGTTGCAAGTAATTGGTGGgattattttttgttgtctCTTTATGATTTCTTGCCAATCCCAATTTTCTTCGTCTTCTGCAGATTATAACTTGGTGACGTTGATGGTTAGGCGTGTTCTGGGCGAAGCAGAGTGATACTCTAACTGTAGTCAATCTAGCAATTTCAGTAGTGCTCTCGGTATGTTGTAGAAGGTTGGTCATAATGAAAGTTACTGCAGTTAAATGGTCAAAATATTCtaccagtttaaaaaaaaaaaaaaaattgcgcaaATTACAAGTTTTTGACGTAAAAGCTTCATGACATATTCTGTCAGTAGAGATCTGGACCTTCACGGTCAGACGTATTGTGGCTGAACAGATTTGAGATACATACTGACTGATTTCAGACTTGCATTTTTCGCAGCTTTCTACCAGAATTAAAGCTAGTTTAAATACTGGCTTACGCATTTTCGCTTGGTATATGGTATCTTCTCATTTTCTTAAGATGATATTGATGACATAAGTGATCAATAGCGTtctaaaatgaaatgaaatgaaatgaatgaAATAAATGGGACACTAAGTGAGATACTAATAAGAATGCCTAGTTCTTGGGAGTGCTTCGGGTGATACAGGACGTCAAATAGTCTGCTGCAAGttgggctgatggggtctatgtcgaccaaaagagtgggattccctgcaggtggagttcctgtaggtggattccctgtatacagggaataccacacggtgtagttcctgtaccgtttcgctgatatcgctgaaagtcacgtgatgctgagcgacatcggtagaatttgatgtttttcgatctttttttatatttcttagaaattcgagtatggtttgcaagttttattgaaaaactacaccctgtgggattccctgtatacaacgAATCCCCCTACAGGATCTCCAcctacagtttgtttgtttgtttgcttaacgcccagccgaccacgaagggccatatcagggcggagctgctttgacatataacgtgcgccacacacaagacagaagttgcagcacaggcttcatgtctcacccagtcacattattctgacaccggaccaaccagtcctagcactaaccccataatgccagacgccaggcggagcagccactagattgccaattttaaagtcttaggtatgacccggccggggttcgaacccacgacctcccgatcacggggcggacgccttaccactaggccaaccgtgccggtatctccacctacagggaatcccactcttttggtcgacatagccCCCATCAGCGCAAGTTGGTGGTCCTactattttgttgttgccgtGTATGACTTATTAATGAAGAACGCCTGGCTCAGCACTAGATCATCTCTAAAGTTCACGACGTACAAATAAAGAATTGAGAAGAGAAGCGAGACCGACAAGACTTGTTCCGAGGAAATGCCAGGAAGTCAATAAATCAGATATAATACTGACATTTTCCGATTGATGGACTGAAGTCAGATAAAAACGAGATAGTAAGGAGGTCGGTAGCCAGTCAGACCAATTTCCAATTATGTGGCTAAACTATAACCCCgcatcatgcacacacactgacggtGACTTTACAACGGGGCGAGGCATAATTATTatgctggttttttttattcttcttttgtttcgttctttttgttttgttcctgaaacaaatgaatgttttcctcCATTCTTTGGGACTTACCACATTATGCTCCAGTTCAGACGGCAAGAAAAGTTCATCGAAGTTAGCATTCTTACGCACGCGATTCTTACTAAGAAATGtagaattattttttatttatgctACAAAGTGTAATCATCGCAGAGGGGAgtgaaaaaagaagaacattcAGAAATGGTATTTTTCTTGATCGTGTCATCACTCAAAAGTTTGACTTGGAAATGTTATTGTCACAGACAGTCAAACGAGGAATTAGAGGGAACACGAGATTCTGAAGTTCGTGACATTCGTAGACAGCAAGAGGCAAGCATTACAGTACGTCAACTAACCGGATTTTGCTTGAGACAGCTAAGTGAGTTAATTATCGGCTCATCTAATTGTCTCCTGCCCCTCTCTTACGGCACTTCTCCTCGCCACAGTCTCTCTGGGTGCTTGTCCGTCAATGCAATTAGTCTTGTTGATCTGACTAGACTTTTACAGATGTTGCGAATACAAGGATCCGTGCTTCCCCCCTTCTTCAGTACTCGAGCGGTCTGCGAGACGAACGTCCCTCACACACAAATAATTGACCCctccggacagacagacagacagacagacggcagACAgacggcagacagacagacagacagacaaacgatagacagaaagacacacagagacagacagacagagccacagatagagacagatataacaagaaattcctccgaggtaggaaaaacacccccgtccttaccactctcactgccaccaactgagaaggttatttccctttgaccattaatatgtccctctataagtccttgtagaatcttaatccaccaataactccctaaccgtgtgtttgactggtcccaatttttgtaaggaccgtctcaggaatgtatagaacctgttcactaagtttggtgacgatcggtccgttcattcttgagatctatatgcgaacacaaacacacaaacaaacaaacacatcgaccgaatcctatacacacccctataccgggggtgtaaagacagagacagagacagacatacaatggCAGAGACAGAGATTTAGAcggaaacacagacaaacagcgagacaaagaaacagcgacaaacacagcaacaaagtaaaaacagagaaacagcgacaaacacagcaacaaagtaaaaacagagaaacacagacagccACAACCAATAAGTCCAGACAAACCTTCAACATCTGAGGCTTGACGTGTCGCCTGACGTGCGTCTGGCCGATGGAGACCAGCACACTGTTGAGGAAATCAGAGTCCTCGAGACTCTCCACCGCGGCGCCCAGGCCCTCCATGACGGTGACCGCGTGCTTCTGCAGCATGTCGCGATCCACGTCCATCTCCAGCTGGTTCACCTCGTTCACTCGGACGATCTTCGGGAACAGCCGCTTCAGCTCCGGCTCCGTCTCGAACAGTCTGGAATAATATGTAGGGTATGATTTTGTGAAGAGAAAATAAGAATGTAAAAGGGAATAATCATCAGggaaaaaaatatagatgcggCTGCGTCTCGAACAGTCTGAAAACAAGGCGGGTGTGTGTTGAGAGAGGCATAATCTGGAACAATCGTTTCACATTCAGTTCTGTTTTGAAGAGTGAGAAGGTAGCATTATCGGAAACAAATACATGTGTTGAAATGGCTATGGCTTGCCGAAGAACCATGTTCAGCAGCCGATCCATAACTGTAAACGCATAAGTTTTTCCAAGATAAAGTATACGCTTTGTTAAGGAGGGAACTTAAGTTTGTGACAAAATAAGCTTAATTTAAAGTCAACATGTCGTGACAATGTCAAAACATAGTCAAAGGAGAACAAAAACTCGCGAACCCGAAAGACGAATGTATCAAAAGACAGTGTTCTAACAGTAACACTTTGCTTGTCTACGTCTACTGAAATGGGCCAGCACGACTCTAACACACCGTGACAGAGACAATTTGAGGTCTGGTTCTGTTCACGGAGGTTTCGGCCAGACTGAAATGGACTGTGATTGTGCGAAGCCACTCCGCGCAAATGGCACAAGAACATAAAACCCCTCGGGATCTGATCGCGGTAGTAACTGGGAAGAGGAATCCAGTGCAGTGATCTATGAACAACggtgttgttgtctgtctctttataatTGCACCATCTTGTGTTAGAGATACGAGCATTCCCATGTACGTCATGGTCACAGGAGCTTGAATCAAAGCGCCGGTCGGTCGAAGTATCCTACTCCTTTATCCTTCCTGTAGTATTACTACCATTATTCACTAGTGGAGTAGGATACTTCGATCaaccggcgctttgatacacgCTCCTGTGGTCATGGTGAAATGCTTcacacatatgtgaccctccaccacggaatgagtcgcatgtcacctttgcataattttcatatttttacatttttctaaagagtttttttatgctctatccagtggtgaaacccgttttagaaaagagcgaaaactgtttgagttaaaagcctgtgactgaggtgaccctcacactgttaccagccACTCCCCGGActtgcgcagaaccgcgcgaggtgacatgcgactttTTCGTGGTGGGGGGTCACATTATGTtcaagcttttacatggaataagagcatcctccCATCTGAGCACACACCAAAACTCTTCATCAACAGCTTGGTTAAAGTTACGACAAaaagtcagaaaaaaaccccaccctgTACAGAAAGCAGCAATGTTAAAACTGGAACAGAGAGAGTGACCACAAGAACTAAACCACATTCGTCCAAAACGACCATCCCAGCCTACAGGAGGAACAATTTGTCTTGTTCACGCACAATCCAATTTGCTAGCAATGCCGGGAAGGGTGGATCTGACATGATAATGTTGTTTGACTTGTCAAATGGACCGCGTATAAATCATGCTCGCCGATTGGCTGTCATCTTCCAGCCGCGGGCATGCGTAGTCTGTCTTCACCGAAATTAAGGAGTTTTATCGTCGGAGCAGAGTGGCTTCGCTGGAAAGTTTGCGTGATCCTGGTTTGAATAATTCGGTCAGAGATGGCGACCTGTGCTTCCTGGCACTAAAATGCTGCTGGGATGGTGTTATTGATTTCTtcaaatggaaaaaaaagaaggaaaaaaagaagaaataaaaaacaaCTTTACTAGCCGAGCAGTTTTGGGACTAAAGGAAGCTGTATTTTGAGTGTGATTCTTGTTGGAATAAGTCGAAGAATGTTTGGGATCGGTGATCCCCGGCAACAAAATATGGCTGTGCTGGGGTCATTGACTTTTTCAaatgcacaacaacaacaacaacaacagcaacaacaacaacaacaacaaacaaacaaacagacaaacaaacccacaaacaaaccaaaaaagcaAATTCACTCGCCCGCCCAAAAGTAAAGTGCATTTTGAACGGTTCTGCGCGCGAAGCAGTTGGCTTCGCTGAACAAAGTGCCCTTCTTGTGCATTACGGTGTCAAAGTTCCCAACGT
This Littorina saxatilis isolate snail1 linkage group LG17, US_GU_Lsax_2.0, whole genome shotgun sequence DNA region includes the following protein-coding sequences:
- the LOC138952316 gene encoding neuroglobin-like; this encodes MGNTQAVACLDRAGGSKAQFLNKYLTPQQIQVVQDTWEIMKEDLPTLGVTVFLKLFETEPELKRLFPKIVRVNEVNQLEMDVDRDMLQKHAVTVMEGLGAAVESLEDSDFLNSVLVSIGQTHVRRHVKPQMLKKLWPSLNYGFGQVLGARYDSATAEAWRRVYNYISLQMKRGMENPDIEPTDDAMGS